From the Candidatus Thermoplasmatota archaeon genome, the window CCTCCCCCTCCTGCTCCCGCCCGAGCGCGACGCCCTCGCGCGACCGGCGAGCGTGCCCGGGTTCGAGACGCTCACGTCGCCCGCGGACCGGTTCGTCCTCGGCCTCGCGGGCCTCGCGCTCCTCGCCCTCGCCGCGAAGACCTTTTTCCTGCCGCTCTACACGCGCCTCGCGCGCGACCGCCTTCTCGAGCACCCGACGCGGGCCCGCATCCACGCAGTCGTGAAGGCGCAGCCCGGAATCCACCTCGCCGGGATCGAATCCGCGATCGGCGCCGCGGGACGCACGACGCGCCACCACGTCGCGAAGCTTGTCGCGGCCGGCCTCCTCGCCGAGGCGCGGGACCGCGGATTCGTGCGCTACCACGTCGCAGCCGACCTCCCGCGCGAAGAGGCGGTGCGGCTCGCGGTCCTCCGCTCCCCGACGAACGCGCGCCTGCACGCGCTTCTCGCCGAGAACCCGTCCATGAGCCTCCGCGAAGCGGCCCGACGGCTCGGCGTCAGCGCCCCGAGCGTCCTCAATGCGCGCCGCGCCCTTGCCGGGGCCGGCCTCCTGCCCGCAAAGGCGCCGCCCGGCGGCCGCTAGCGTTTTCCGCCGACAAGGGGAATGCCCCCCGGCGCGCTCGGTCGCCCATGCGTGGAACCATGCTCCGGCTGCTCCTCGTCGTCTGCGCGCTCGTCGCCCCCGCCCTCCTTCCCGGCGCCGCGGCCGGCGGCCGCGAGGTCGTCCCCGACCCGGGCCGCGCGGGGGACGTCCTCCGCTACGCGGTGACGAGCGATGGGAAGACGGCGCTCGAATGGCGCGTGAAGGCCGAGCCCGCCGATCGCGCGCGCGACCGCTGGGGCGTCGAGCGCGCCACCGAGCCGTATCGCCTGGAGGGCGTCGAAGGGGATCGCCTCAGGGTCGCGCTGCGCTGCCACGCGCTTGCGGGCGGCCCGAGCGTCATCCGCGTCGACCTTGTCGGCGGGAATCCCTTCAGCATCGCCCTCGGCGGACCCTCGAGCGGCGGCCCCCTGTTCGGTTCGAGCGTCGAGACGTCGGTCGCGCCGGAGAGCTTCTTCGGCGCCGGCCTGTGCCCGGGACGCGCGGGCCTCGCCCGCGTCGCCGAGGGCGCGACGCCGCGTCTCTCGGACCTCGTCGGGGACACGGAGGCGTTCGGAGGCGACGGCACCGCGCGACCGGCCGTGGCGGTGGACTTCCACGGTCGCCGCGCGCTGCGCCTCACGTTCGACCTCGCCTGGGAGATGCCGTTCGGCGACCTGCCTCCGCTCCGATACCGCTACGACGCGACGCTCGCGGAGGGACTTCCCGGCATCGTCGACGCGCGGTGGACGTACGAGGCGCCGGCCGGTTGCGGCGGGTCGGGCTCGGTGACGCTCGACGCGTGCGCCAGGAGCGGGGGCCCCGTCGAATTCGCCATCACGCTCGTGGCCTTCGCGCGCGGCGACGGCCCCGCGCTGACGCCTGCGGGCGGGGCGAAACCCGTCGCCGAGAATCCGCACGGGCGCGTTGCTCCGCCGACGGGCCTCGGCCTCGACACCCGCGGGCTCGACCTCGCGTACCCGCTCGAGGACGCCGTCCGGGCCCTCGAATCGGACCCTTCGACGGGATTCGCGGTCTGGCGCGCGACGCATCTCGACGCCGTCATCCTCGCAGCGACGTACGACCGGCGCATGCCGGCGAAGCAGGGGAACGTGGCGACCGACGGCGGGTGGATCCTCCAGCTCGGCGGCCCGTCGGGCATGTTCTCCGCGAAGACGGTCCGCATCACGGGCGTCGCCACCCCCCTCGGGCCCGTCCCCGCCCCCCTCAAGGCGACCGAGAACGCCGGAACGCCGGTGAACGCGCCGGGGAAGCCGCCCGCGCGCGTCCCGGACGCCGCGGCGCTTGCGGGCAGCCTCGGGGCCCACGGGCTCAAACCCGGGGCGATCGAGCACTTCGTCTACGACACGTGGTGGCCTTTCCACGCAATGGACATGGTCCCGCCGCCGATGCTCCGGGCCTCCGACGTGAGCGCCGTCGCCCCCGAGAAGAGCCCCTCGAACGTGGGCCGTCTGCTGTTCCTCGACGGCGCGACCGCGGCCGGTACGATGATCGCGGAGACGACCTCGCGGACGAAACCCGCCGGCCTCGCGACGATCCTCCTCCCGCCCGAGCGCGACGAGATCCGGCGCGCCTCGATCTTCGATGGCCTCCCCACGATCCCGTCCCCCGAGGCCGGGCTCGCGGTCGGCGCCGCGGGCCTCGTCCTCGCGCTCGCGGTGAAGCTCGTCCTCCTCCCCCTTTACACGCGGCTCTCGCGGGACCGTCTCCTGAAGCATCCGATGCGCGCGCGCCTCATCGAGATCGTCCGGCGCGAGCCCGGCATCCACTTCGCGGGGCTCGCCTGCGAAGCGGGCTTCACGGAGGGCGCGACGCGACACCACGTCGCGAAGCTCGTCGCGGGCGGGCATCTCGCGGAGCTCCGCGACGAGGGCTTCGCGCGGCTCTACGTCGCGGGCTCCGTTCCGCCCGAAGCCGCGCGCCGGTTCTCGGCGCTTCGCGGCGCCACCCACCGCCGCGTGTACGAGCTCTTCGCCGCCGAGCCGCGGTTGAGCCTGCGCGAGGCCGCGCGGCGGCTCGGCCTCAGCGCGCCGACCGTGTTCCGCTCGGTCCGGAAGCTGCGCGCCGCAGGCCTCCTCGCCCCGCCCTCCCCGCCGCGCTCGCGCTGACCGTTCGGGAAAGCGTATGTCACCGGGGTTGCGAACAGAGGCTTATCCCGGGAAGGGGGCACCCCCGAGGCCGGGACGGAGGCTGGTTCCGCCGCTTCCGCACGATCGGTCCGCTCAATCGACGTTCGTTCCACCCATCCCCCATGATCCGACCCTCGAACGTCGGCGTGGGAGGCGGCGTACCCCGTCCCTTCTTTTCCTGCGCGGGCGACCGCGCCGTCCCGCGCGACGCCATGATTTTAAACGCTTCCCGCCATGCCCGCGCCGGGAACAACATGGTGCGGGAGATCCGGAAGGTCGCGGTCCTCGGCGCGGGCAACATGGGCTCGGGCATCGCGCAGGCGTGCGCGCAGGCTGGGCTCGAGGTGGCGCTCAGGGACATGAGCGACGACCTCGCGCGCAAGGGCTTCGGCCGCATCGAGAGCGGCCTCAAGAAGCGCGTCGCGGACGGCAAGATGGCCGCGGCGGACGCGGACGCGATCCTCGCGCGCCTCCACCCGACGGGCGACGTCGCGCGGGCCGTGAAGGACGCGGACCTCGTGATCGAGGCCGTGTTCGAGGACATGAAGGTCAAGCAGGACGTCTTCCGCGAGGTGTCGCGCCACGCGCCCGCGCACGCGATCTTCGCGACGAACACGTCCTCGCTCTCCGTCACCGACATGGCGAACGTGACGGACCGCCCGGACCGCTTCGGCGGACTGCACTTCTTCTACCCCGCGATGATCAACAAGCTCGTTGAGGTCGTGAAGGGCCGCGACACGTCGGAGGAGACGTTCAAGGCGCTCATGGCGTTCTCGCGCGCGATCGGCAAGGTCCCGATCGAGACCGCGGACGCCGCGGGCTTCGCGGTGAACCGCTTCTTCGTGCCGTTCCTGAACGAGGCCGTGCGGATCGTCGAGGAGGGCGTCGCGGACATTCCGACGGTGGAGGCCGCCGCGAAGGAGGCCTTCGCGATCGGCATGGGACCCTTCGAGCTCATGAACGTGACCGGGGTGCCCATCGCCCTGCACGCGCAGACGACGCTCCACAAGGCCTTCGGTCCCGCCTACGCGCCCGCGGCGCTTCTCGCGAAGCAGGTCGCCGCGAAGGCGAACTGGGACCTTGCGGGCGCGCCCGACGCGGCGAAGACGCAGGCCGTGAAGGACCGCCTGCTCGGACTCGCGTTCGGCATCGCGGCGCAGCTCGTCGAGGAGGGCGTCGCGACGCGCGTCGACACGGACAAGGGCGCGACCATCGGCCTGCGCTGGGCGAAGGGCCCGTTCGCGATGATGAACGCGCTCGGCACCGCGAAGGCGCTCGCCGTGGTCGAGGGCCACGCAAAGCGCTGGGGCGCCGAATTCCCCGTCGCGAGATCGCTCGTCGAGCACGGCCGCCGCGGCGAGGCGTTCGCGCTGCCGCTCGTGCGGACCGAGGTCGAGAACCACGTCGCCGTCGTCACCATCGACCGCCCGGACGCGCTGAACGCGCTGAACGGCCAGGTCCTCGCCGACCTCGAAGCCGCCTTCGCCGCGCTCGCGAAGGACGACGATGTCCGCGCCGTCGTGCTCACGGGCGAGGGCCAGAAGGCGTTCGTCGCGGGCGCCGACATCCGGTTCATGGCGACGAAGACGCCCCTCGAGGCCCGGGCGTTCACCGCGATGGGCCAACGCGTCTTCCGCGCGATCGAGACGTTCCCGCGCCCCGTCATCGCGGCCGTGAACGGCTTCGCGCTCGGCGGCGGCCTCGAGCTCGCGATGAGCTGCGACATCGTCGTCGCCTCGGAAAACGCGCAGTTCGGCCTCCCCGAGGTGACGCTCGGCATCCACCCGGGCTTCGGCGGCACGCAGCGCCTTCCGCGGCTCATCGGCCCCATGAAGGCGAAGGAGCTCGTGTACACGGCGCGGCGCTTCGACGCCCGCGAGGCGGAGCGCCTCGGCCTCGTGCTGAAGGTGGTGCCCGCGGGCCAGGCCCTCAAGGAGTCGAAGGCGCTTGCCGCGACCATCGCCCTGCAGGCCCCCGTCGCGGTGTCGCTCGCGAAGAGCGCGATGAACCGCGGCTTCGAGACGGATATCGAAACGGGCCTCGGCTACGAGCTCGAGGCCGTCTCGCTCACGTTCTCGACCGAGGACCAGAAGCAGGCCATGAAGGCCTTCATCGAGAAGGGCAAGTACGCGTTCCAGGGCAGGTAGGTCACTCCCACAGGTGGAGCACGAGCGCGACCTCGACGAGCTTGCCGTCCCCCACCGCGGTCTTGTCGACGAGCAGCGTGCGTGTCGCGCTCGCGACCGCCACGCCCTTGGGAACCGGCGGCCCGAAGTCGAGGTAGAGCCGCGCGTAGTAACCGTACGTAATGGAGTTCGCGAGGAAGCGGAACGGCTCCTCGCCGGCCATCTGGGACGGAAGCCACGTCGTGAGGATGAGCGATCCCGCCCCGAAGGCCTGGGGCTTCGACACGGCGAGCACGTGGTCGTCTCCCGATCCGACGACCTGGACGAACTTGTCGGCGCCGTTGTTGATGACCCACACGTAGCCGTTCGTCGGATAGTTCGCGTAGGCGAGCGGGTTGGGGGTCGAGAGCAGGGGATGCGCGAGGTCGGGCGTGAAGAGCCCGCCGCTTGCCGTCGCGATGCCCGCGTCGAAGATGGGCTCGAGCCACTGGTAGTTCTGCGTGTCGGTCCCGAGCACGATGAGACGGCCGCCCGCGAGGACGTAATCCCGGACCGCGTGCTTCACGTGCGCGCTCGTGAGCGCGTTCTGGTCGACGGCCGAGCCGACGACGAGCGTCGCGTAGCGCGGCGCCTCGAAACCCGCGGCGAAGAGCGTCCTGCCACCGCCGTCCACGAGCCGGATGTCGTCGAACACGAGGCCTCGCGCGCCGTTCACGTTGTCGTTGTCCGAGTGGAACCGGACGCCCAGGTAGACGTTCGCGTTCGTCGGGGCCACGAGGCAGGGGACGCAGCTGCCGATGCCCGCGCTCGAGGTTTCCCAGGCCGTCCCCGTCGCTCCGAGGTAAGGCCCGACGCGCGTCCACGAGACGACTCCGCCCCCGATGTGCACGCCGGCCATGAGGTAGGCGTAGTCGCCCGTCGTGGGCGGGACGCCGTCGTCGCCACCGTTGTCGAGTCGGTACTTCATCGAGAGGACGGGAACGCCCGGGACGTCCGAGAGGTCGACGCGGCCGACCACGATGTCGACGTCGCGGTTCTTGTGGTAGGATAGGTCGTCGCCGTCCGTGAACGCGAAGACGTGGTCGCCCTCGGGGGGCGTCCAGCCCGTCTCGGCCGCGAGGAAGTCGCGGTGGATGCGCATCGCGCGGTACGTGTCTCCGTTCTGCTGTCCGTTCACGAGGAGGGCGCCGCCGAGTTGGGGAACGAGACCGTCGCGGAGCGAGGCGCTCGCATCGGGAAACTTGTCGCCCTGCGCGCCCGGCATGAGGAGCGCGTTCCACGTGACGTTGTCGAAAGCGACGGGGAGCGTCGCAAGGACGTGGGACTCCTTCTTCGATTCCTGGCTCTCGGCGACCCCTTGCACGTGCCCGACGTAGGCGACGGTATGCGAGACGAAGTCGCTGCCGAGCCCGTAGGTGCCGGCCGCCGCCGTCGGGAAGATGGGGTACGCGCGCAGGTGGAATCCCTTGTTTCCGAGGCCGAGCGCGGCGCGCGCGGCCGGATAATCCACGGCGCCGTTCGCCTCATCGACAAGGGTGCCGCGCACGAGCGCGTCCCATTTGCCGGGCGAGAGGGTGGCGCTCGTCCCCGGCTCGAGAAGGCCGAGGCGCGCGACGGCGTCGCCGCTGGCGCCGCCCGCGAGGCCCCACGTCGCGGGCTCGCCGGCCGTCGAGGTGAGGATGCGCAGCGTGTCCTCGGCCTCCCGCGCGAGGTTCGCGTCCTTCGGCCTCGCGTCCGAGGCCGGCTCGAGCGCGAACTGGATGAGGACGGAGAAGGTGAGAAGGAAGATGGCGCCGCCCACGGCGAACCCGATGACGTGGCCCCCGGCCCCGTCACCCGCCGTGAGCCGCCTGGCTCGCGCGCGTGTCACCCGGACCAACCTGGGGCTGCTCTCTCCGCTCGTTTATTTGAAGGGGCGGTTCCCCGCGGTCAAAGGCCTTAAGGAGGGATCCGCCGCTCGCCGCACCTGATGGGCTCCGACGCCTTTCCCGTTCGCACGATCCTCCGCGAAGACGGCACGCTCGCGCCCGGCGCGGAGGTTCCGAAGCTCGCGGACGACGCGCTCCGGGCCATGTACGTCGCGATGCTCCGCACGCGCCTCCTCGACGAGCGCTGCATGCTCCTCCAGCGCCAGGGCCGCATCGCGTTCTACGGCGCCTCCACGGGCGAGGAGGCGGCCGTCATCGGCACGGCCTCCGCCGTCGAACCCTCGGACTGGATCTTCCCGGCGCTGAGGCAATCCGGCGCGCTCCTCATGCGCGGCTTCCCGCTCGAGGGCTACTTCAACCACATGTTCGGGAACGGCTCGAGCATCGAGAAGGGTCGCTCGATGCCGATGCACTTCAGCGACCGGACATACCATTTCGTGACCTGGTCCTCGTCGATGGCGACCCAGCTCCCCCACGCGGTCGGCATGGCGTACGCCGCGAAGATCAAGGGCGAGAAGACCGTCGCGCTCGGGTATCTCGGAGACGGCGCCTCGAGCGAATCCGACTTCCACCACGCGCTCAACTTCGCCGCGGTCTGGAAGACGCCCGTCGTCTTCGTGCTCCAGAACAACGGTTGGGCGATCAGCGTCCCGACCTCGAAGCAGACGGCGAGCGCGACCTTCGCGCAGAAGGCGCTCGCCTATGGCATGCCCGGCGTCCGCGTCGACGGCAACGACGTCCTCGCGTGCTACGCGGCCGCGAAGGAGGCGGCCGATCGCGCGCGGCGCGGCGAGGGCCCCACGCTCATCGAAGCCGTCACGTACCGCATCCAGGGCCACAGCTCGTCGGACGACCCGACGCGCTACCGGCCCTCGGCCGAGGTCGAGACGTGGAAGCGACGCGACCCGATCGCGCGCTTCCACGCGTTCCTCGTCGCGAAGGGCGTCTGGGACGCGGCGCGCGAGGAGAAGGCCAGCGCGGAGATCATCGCCGCGATCGACGCCGCGATCAAGGCCGCGGAAGCGGCGCCTCCGCCCGCCTTCGAGACGCTCATCGAGGAAGTGTACGAGAAGCCGACGCCTCGCCTCGAGCGCGAGCTCGCCGCCCTCCGGGACGCCCGGGGACGCTGAGCCGCGCCACGCCGTGTCATGGCCGGCCCGCCGCCCTTTCCGACACCCGGAAATAGGTCGCCCGGCGTGATCAGGTTCATGGCCGCTCACGCTTCGAAGACGGTCGTCCGGGTCGCGCCCCAGGGCGAGGACCCCCTCGACGACGTCAAGCCCTGGACCCTTCCGTAGATCGACGCGCCCCTTTATCGGCGCGGCCCGCCTTCACCGGGCCATGCGCATCGGCGCCCACGTCTCGATCTCGGGCGGCGTCCGGAACGCCCCCGGAAACGGCACGAACCTCGGCTGCGAGGTCATCCAGATCTTTTCCAAGAACCAGCAGCAGTGGGCGGCGAAGCCCCTCGACCCCGCCGACGCCCAGGCCTTCAAGGAGGGCGTCGCGGCTGCGAAGCTCGGTCCCACGCTCATCCACTGCTCGTACCTCCTGAATCTCGCCTCGCCCGACGACGCGCTCTGGGAGCGCTCCATCGACGGCCTCGTGGTCGAGGTCGAGCGCGCGGAGGCGCTCGGCGTCCCGTTCGTCGTGTTCCACCCCGGAAGCCCGAAGGACAAGCCCCGCGAATGGGGCCTGGAGCGCGTGGGATTCGGCCTCGCGAAGGTCCTCGAGCGCACGAAGAGACTGCGCGCCATGGTGCTCATCGAGACGAACGCGGGCGCCGGCAACGCCGTGGGGCGCACGTTCGAGGAGCTCGCGGCCATCATCGCGAAGGCGGGCCACCACGCGCGCCTCGGCGTCTGCCTCGACACGTGCCACGTGTTCGTGAGCGGCTACGACATCCGCACGAAGGACGGCTACGAGGCGATGGTCGCGTCCTTCGACCGCGCGGTCGGCCTCGACCGGCTCAAGGCGTTCCACCTCAACGATTCGAAGGGCGAGCTGGGGTCGAACCGCGACCGGCACGAGAACATCGGGAAGGGCCTTCTCGGCGAGGTGCTCTTCCAGGAGCTCCTGCGCGACCCGCGCTTCAAGGACCATCCCGGATACATCGAGACGCCGTACGAGGAGGACGGTGACTACGTGCGAGACCTCGCGCGCCTGCGCGAACTGCGCGAGGGCGCGAAGGCGAAGCCCCCGCCCTCGGGCGGCCAGCAGACGCTCTTCGGCGGCGACGCCGCGCCGGCCGCGAAGCCGAAGGCCGCGAAGAAGCCCGCCCAGAAGCCCGCGAAGGGCAAGGCCCGGTGATCGCGATGAGCCTCCTCAAGTCGCTTTTGACGTGGATCCGGGCCCCGCGCCGCAAGGTGAAGGAGGTCGACGCGCGCGCGGCCGCAAAGGCCCGCGAGGCGGGGGCCGTCGTCCTCGACGTGCGCGAGGGATTCGAGCACCGCGGCTCACGCATCCCCGGGAGCCTGAACGTGCCGCTCGGCGAGCTCACTTCGCGCCTCGCGGAGGTTCCGCGGGACCGACCCGTCGTGGTCCACTGCGCGGTGGGCGCGCGCGGCCGTGTAGCGGCGGCGATCCTCGACGAGGCCGGCTACGGGGACGTCGCGAACCTCGCAGGCGGCATCGTCGCGTGGAAGCGCGAGGGGCTCGAGGTCGAGAAGGATCAGCGCCCGTAGGCGAGGATCGCCTTCACGACCGCGTCGCCGACCTCGCCCGTCTTCGCCGAGCCGCCGAGGTCGTACGTGAGCGTCTTGCCGTCCGCGACGACCGTCGCGACCGCGGCCTCGACGGCCTTCGCGGCCTCCTTGAGGCGCGCGTCCGACTTTCGGTCCGCGATCCAGTCGAGCATCATGTGCGTCGCGAGCACCGTCGCGAGCGGGTTCACGATGCCCTGGCCCGCGTGTTTCGGCGCGCTTCCGTGGATGGGCTCGAACATCGCGTGCCTGTCGCCGATGTTGCCCGAGGCGGCCATGCCCATGCCGCCCTGCAGCACCGCGGCGAGGTCCGTCGCGATGTCGCCGAACATGTTGGTCGTGACCGCCACGTCGTAGAACTCGGGCTGGCGCACGACCCACTGCGTGAACGCGTCGATGTACGCGTAGTCGCGCTCGATTCCGCCGTATCCGGCCGCGACCTCGTCGAACACCTGGCGGAAAAACTGCGACCCGCGCAGCACGTTCGACTTGTCGATGCACGTGACGCGCCGCTTGCCGTCCTTCGGCGCGCCGTTTCGCCGCTTCGCGAGCTCGAACGCGTAGCGCGCGACGCGCTCGCTGCCCTTGCGCGTGATGATGGTCGTGTCCGTCGCGACCTCCGTGACGCCGGCGCGCGTGAGGGCGCCGCGGGCGGGCGTGTACTCGCCTTCCGTGTTCTCGCGGATGACGACGAAGTCGACGTTCTTCGGCTCCCACACCTGCTTGAACGCGTCGCCGATCTTGTGGCGCACGCCCGGGTAGAGCTTCGTGGGGCGCACGTTCGCGTAGAGGTCGAGGCCGAAACGGCAGCCGAACACGATGCCCGCGCCCGCGATGTCGCCGGACGGGAGCGTCGCGCCGGGCCAGCCGACCGCGCCGAGGAGGATCGCGTCGGCCTCGTCGCGACAGAAGGGAAACGCCTCGGGCGCCCATTCCTTGCCCGTCTCGAGGTAGTGCTGCCCGCCGCACGGGAAGCTCACGGTCTCGAACTGGACGCCGAAGCGCTCCGTGACCGCGCGCAGGACCTTCTCGCCCTCGACCGCGACCTCGCGCCCCACGCCGTCGCCGGGCAGGAGCGCGATCTTGTACTTCCCGGGCATTGCGGTCCCCAAGCCGGAGACCCGTGATGAAACTTTCTCCGGGGTCAACCGACGTGGCCGAGCGCGGGGTCCGCGAAGGGAACGTCGATCCGCGTCGCCTCGGCGCCGAGGAGCGCCGTCGTGACCGCATCCGGGTTCGGCGACGGCATGAGACCGCTCGGGTCGTAGCAGCCTCCGCGCGGCGTCCGCTGGCACTGCGTGTAGCCGTCGGTCGTCGAACGATCGCTCGAGGCGAGAACGAGCGCGAGGCGGTGACCCTTCTCGAGGACGTGCGCCGTCGGGAAGAGGTCGAACGCGTACGTGGCCGGCGTCCCCGGCGCGGGCGGCGCGGCGCGCTCGAGCCCGTTCGGGAAGCGCGAGTCGTGGTAGCCGTGGCTCACGCGGACGCGCGTGCCGTCCGGCGCGACGTCGAAGAGATACACGACGTGGTTCACGTGCGAGGCCGTCGCCTTCGCGACGAGCGTGACGCGCGGCGCGCCCGCGACCCACACCGGGTTCTCGAGCGGCTCGGTCTCAAAGAGGACGTGCGCATCCGGGCCCCAACGATCGCGGTGGGCCGACGGGTCGTCGCGCCAGGACGCCTGCCCCGGCCCGGAGGGCGTCTCGGAGAGAGCGCCGTCCTTCGCGGGCCAGAGCGTCGTGAGGTTCACGGGCGGCCACGCCGCAAGCGCGTGCCATGCGCCCGTCGAGTCCTCGACGAGGATGCGGGGTTCCCGCTCGAAGCCGGTGTCGCGTCCGAGGAGCACCGTGTCGAGGTAACGGTGCTGCCAGTCCGCCCATTCCGGCGTCGTGTAGCCGCCGAGGTCGGGATAGCTGTGCGTCCAGTATCCGAGCACGAGGCGCGCGTCGACGTCCTCGGGAAGCGCTCGCCAGAAGCGCTCGACGTGCGTGGGGAAAACGTTCATGTCGAAGAATCCGATCGTGAGAAGGATCGGCTTCCGGACATCTTTCGCGAGGAGATTCAGGTCCTTGTCCTTGAACCACGGCGTGAGCGTGCCGTCGTTGATCGTGAACTCGCGCAGGGTCTCGCCCTGGCAGGTGCCGCCGGCCTGGTTCGCGATCGCCTCGGGCGAGGGGTCGAGCGTCGGGAGCGTCTCGATCGCCTGGTACGCGGCGCCGTTGTTCTGCCCCTCGAAGCGCGCCCCGTTCTCCCACTCGTCCATGTAGTAGGAGGAAACCGGCGCGTGCGCGAGGCTCGCCACGAGGCCGGGCACGTCCGCGACGGAGGCGACGAGGGCCCCCATGCCGGGATGGCTCACGCCTTCGACCGCGATCGTTCCGTTGCTCCAGGGCTGGGCCTGGATCCACTGCGCGAAGGCTCTTGCGTCCTCGCGGTCCCGAAAGCCGCCGAAGTCGAGGCACCCGCCGGAGCTGTGCGTGCCGCGCGCGTCCGCGAGCGCGAAGACGACGCCGCGCTTCGGCCAGAAGGTCGTCGGCTCCTCCCCGAACGTCGCCATCACCGCGCGGTCGATCGTCTGATAAGGCGTGATCTGCAGGAGCGTCGGCAGCGTCGCGGTTCCCGCGTCCTTCGGCCGCCACACCGTGATGGCGAGGCTCGTCCCGTCCTTCGAGCGCAGGAACGAGGATTCCCGCACGATGTCCGAGTAGCGCGGCTCGCTCAGCTTCGACGCCCACGCGTCGTAGGGAACGGGCGGGGCGGGACCCGGATCGTCCCCCCCGGCCGGAGCGGGCGCTGAGCAACCCGCGACGGCGAGCACAATGAGGGCCAACCAGGGTGCTCGGCGCACTCGGCCCCCGAGGCGCGCCGGAGGTTTTCAACCTAGCGGCCCCCGTCAAAGGGGTGGTCGGCCGCCCGCCGTGCGGGGTCGGGGGAATCGGGCAAAGGCTATGGTGCCGCTCGCGCACTCAAGGGGGATGATCGGCACCGCCCTTTCGGAGAACCTGGTCCTCTGCGGGCTTTGCGCGCTCGTCGCCCTCGCGACGGCGCTGACGCTCCTGTCCACGCTCGCGTGAGCCTCCTTACTTCGCGGCCCGCTTCGCCTCGAGCTTCTTCCGCACGAGCGGCACGAGGCCGCCCGCGCGCAGAAGCTCGAGCGCCTTCTCCGTGAGCGGCTCGGCCTGGAGCGTCTTTCCGTTCGTCGTGTTGACGACCTTGCCGCTCATGAGGTCCACCTCGATGCGGTCGCCTTCGGCGACCGCCGCGTGGATGCCGGGGCACACGAGGATCGGGAGCCCGACGTTGAAGGCGTTCCGGTAGAAGATGCGCGCGTAGCTTTCCGCGAGCACGACGGAGAGCCCGGAGCCCTTGATCGCGAGCGGCGCGTGCTCGCGCGAGGAGCCGCACCCGAAATTGCGGCCCGCGACGAGGATGTCGCCGGGCTTCACGAGGCCGGGGAACTCCTGCCGGGCGCCCTCGAGAACGTGCTTGCCGAGCGTCGGCGCGTCGATGAAGGCGAGGTACTTGCCGGGCGTGATCTGGTCGGTGTCGACGTTGTCGCCGAAGCGCCAGGCCTTGCCCGCGAGCTTCGTCTCCATCAGGCGA encodes:
- a CDS encoding winged helix-turn-helix transcriptional regulator is translated as MRGTMLRLLLVVCALVAPALLPGAAAGGREVVPDPGRAGDVLRYAVTSDGKTALEWRVKAEPADRARDRWGVERATEPYRLEGVEGDRLRVALRCHALAGGPSVIRVDLVGGNPFSIALGGPSSGGPLFGSSVETSVAPESFFGAGLCPGRAGLARVAEGATPRLSDLVGDTEAFGGDGTARPAVAVDFHGRRALRLTFDLAWEMPFGDLPPLRYRYDATLAEGLPGIVDARWTYEAPAGCGGSGSVTLDACARSGGPVEFAITLVAFARGDGPALTPAGGAKPVAENPHGRVAPPTGLGLDTRGLDLAYPLEDAVRALESDPSTGFAVWRATHLDAVILAATYDRRMPAKQGNVATDGGWILQLGGPSGMFSAKTVRITGVATPLGPVPAPLKATENAGTPVNAPGKPPARVPDAAALAGSLGAHGLKPGAIEHFVYDTWWPFHAMDMVPPPMLRASDVSAVAPEKSPSNVGRLLFLDGATAAGTMIAETTSRTKPAGLATILLPPERDEIRRASIFDGLPTIPSPEAGLAVGAAGLVLALAVKLVLLPLYTRLSRDRLLKHPMRARLIEIVRREPGIHFAGLACEAGFTEGATRHHVAKLVAGGHLAELRDEGFARLYVAGSVPPEAARRFSALRGATHRRVYELFAAEPRLSLREAARRLGLSAPTVFRSVRKLRAAGLLAPPSPPRSR
- a CDS encoding enoyl-CoA hydratase-related protein, producing MVREIRKVAVLGAGNMGSGIAQACAQAGLEVALRDMSDDLARKGFGRIESGLKKRVADGKMAAADADAILARLHPTGDVARAVKDADLVIEAVFEDMKVKQDVFREVSRHAPAHAIFATNTSSLSVTDMANVTDRPDRFGGLHFFYPAMINKLVEVVKGRDTSEETFKALMAFSRAIGKVPIETADAAGFAVNRFFVPFLNEAVRIVEEGVADIPTVEAAAKEAFAIGMGPFELMNVTGVPIALHAQTTLHKAFGPAYAPAALLAKQVAAKANWDLAGAPDAAKTQAVKDRLLGLAFGIAAQLVEEGVATRVDTDKGATIGLRWAKGPFAMMNALGTAKALAVVEGHAKRWGAEFPVARSLVEHGRRGEAFALPLVRTEVENHVAVVTIDRPDALNALNGQVLADLEAAFAALAKDDDVRAVVLTGEGQKAFVAGADIRFMATKTPLEARAFTAMGQRVFRAIETFPRPVIAAVNGFALGGGLELAMSCDIVVASENAQFGLPEVTLGIHPGFGGTQRLPRLIGPMKAKELVYTARRFDAREAERLGLVLKVVPAGQALKESKALAATIALQAPVAVSLAKSAMNRGFETDIETGLGYELEAVSLTFSTEDQKQAMKAFIEKGKYAFQGR
- a CDS encoding thiamine pyrophosphate-dependent enzyme, whose protein sequence is MGSDAFPVRTILREDGTLAPGAEVPKLADDALRAMYVAMLRTRLLDERCMLLQRQGRIAFYGASTGEEAAVIGTASAVEPSDWIFPALRQSGALLMRGFPLEGYFNHMFGNGSSIEKGRSMPMHFSDRTYHFVTWSSSMATQLPHAVGMAYAAKIKGEKTVALGYLGDGASSESDFHHALNFAAVWKTPVVFVLQNNGWAISVPTSKQTASATFAQKALAYGMPGVRVDGNDVLACYAAAKEAADRARRGEGPTLIEAVTYRIQGHSSSDDPTRYRPSAEVETWKRRDPIARFHAFLVAKGVWDAAREEKASAEIIAAIDAAIKAAEAAPPPAFETLIEEVYEKPTPRLERELAALRDARGR
- a CDS encoding deoxyribonuclease IV translates to MRIGAHVSISGGVRNAPGNGTNLGCEVIQIFSKNQQQWAAKPLDPADAQAFKEGVAAAKLGPTLIHCSYLLNLASPDDALWERSIDGLVVEVERAEALGVPFVVFHPGSPKDKPREWGLERVGFGLAKVLERTKRLRAMVLIETNAGAGNAVGRTFEELAAIIAKAGHHARLGVCLDTCHVFVSGYDIRTKDGYEAMVASFDRAVGLDRLKAFHLNDSKGELGSNRDRHENIGKGLLGEVLFQELLRDPRFKDHPGYIETPYEEDGDYVRDLARLRELREGAKAKPPPSGGQQTLFGGDAAPAAKPKAAKKPAQKPAKGKAR
- a CDS encoding rhodanese-like domain-containing protein; the encoded protein is MSLLKSLLTWIRAPRRKVKEVDARAAAKAREAGAVVLDVREGFEHRGSRIPGSLNVPLGELTSRLAEVPRDRPVVVHCAVGARGRVAAAILDEAGYGDVANLAGGIVAWKREGLEVEKDQRP
- a CDS encoding isocitrate/isopropylmalate dehydrogenase family protein, which codes for MPGKYKIALLPGDGVGREVAVEGEKVLRAVTERFGVQFETVSFPCGGQHYLETGKEWAPEAFPFCRDEADAILLGAVGWPGATLPSGDIAGAGIVFGCRFGLDLYANVRPTKLYPGVRHKIGDAFKQVWEPKNVDFVVIRENTEGEYTPARGALTRAGVTEVATDTTIITRKGSERVARYAFELAKRRNGAPKDGKRRVTCIDKSNVLRGSQFFRQVFDEVAAGYGGIERDYAYIDAFTQWVVRQPEFYDVAVTTNMFGDIATDLAAVLQGGMGMAASGNIGDRHAMFEPIHGSAPKHAGQGIVNPLATVLATHMMLDWIADRKSDARLKEAAKAVEAAVATVVADGKTLTYDLGGSAKTGEVGDAVVKAILAYGR